Part of the Mytilus trossulus isolate FHL-02 chromosome 2, PNRI_Mtr1.1.1.hap1, whole genome shotgun sequence genome is shown below.
tataaaaattaatggcaagtaacccactgtcaacactagggactatattcgaaAATCAAGAGACGACAATTGTGGTATCGGACCttatatgaataataagaattcatgaaccttaagaaatctaattggcatttatccgtttcagatccgttcatcgTCCGTTTTGTCCGTTAttcgtccggtagaagtccgtttcacattcgtttaacatccgttttatccgttagacgtccgttagacgtccgttgaTGAATTTATCTTACAGACCCCCAACGGATGTTTAACGGACACGTAAcagatacaaaacggaaacgaaacggacgagtaccgtacaaaacggacatactgcggacgtccaacggacattttatccgtaggacgtccgttcaaagttttgaacatgctcaaaattttcaaccggacagaacggacgtcgacaGATAAAACGTACtcttaacggacatgcaacggatatggacggacgcctAACAGATAATAACGGACGtttaacggacatgaacggattgaaaaaaaactatccGTTAGGATTGTACCACCTCTTGAAAAAGTTAAATAGCTTGACTTGGGATTTTAAAGATCAATGAATTGGTAATGTTATAAGAATTGTCATTCCTTTTGCCGAATGAATAAAACTAGTTACAAATTATTACACATTTGAATACTTTAAAATCACTCTAATTGTGGTGCAGATTGTTTAGAAGTCAACAAGATATGAaaagaatatcaaatatcaCAAAATGCTATTTTATTGAGCTTGATAACATGAAGACCGAAATCTCGGCAATGCAGTTTGATTGCTGATTTGACGgaacccaaaatttcaaaacgataatatatttatatttatttctaagCGTATGTGCTAAATGGTATTAAAAGAGGTGCAAAATATACTTGAGATActttcaaactcatagatcgattATAAACTGATAACGACATGTCAAAAAAAGAAAGCCAAACAGACAAATATCATTACGAACGACACACCATTAAAAACCATAGACTTAGTATAACGAACCCAACCAAACCCGGGGTAATTTCAGGTGCTACGGaagatatttcaattatatatatcttattttgtGTAATTTCAGTCGACGTGCTGTTGAATGTAAGGTCGACGCTGACTGCACATGCCCTAACCATGGAGAAATTGCATCTTGTAACCAACATATGTGTCAATGCACACACGATCATGGAGGTGTCGGGTAAGTTTACATTTTgctctttcaaaaaaaatagataattaataaattgttcaaattgacatcaaattgaataaaatatcgaTAGAGTTCCATGAATTATTAATGTAATTAGTATGTGTATTCCTTTTACACTATGGATTTAAAAAGACACCCATGTCCGCGCATTTCACCTTTGAAATTAAGGAAAGAATTATATTGTTTGTGGCAGATTATTTAAACAGACAATAACATCTcttaaaacaatttaagaacACTAGAACACTACAGAACACTTTGCGAAGCTTAATGATATACATAAGTTTTTTTTCGCATTACATTTCAAGGTCTATTGTTGATTATAAGAGacacaatgtttaaaacaatttgacatACTACTGTCATTTTTCAAGTGAAGATACGTatgcttttttatatttcaaacaatttattttattatcccATTACTCCCTCATTGTGTTACAATGTAGcgatgaaaattgaaaatattgatcaattcattaaaataacattacatTTCTGAAAAACAACCCGACTACCACATGTTGAGTACAGAGtatcattcaaatatttacCAGAGGGACatgcaaactcataaatcgaaaatacaCTGAAAATGCAATGGCAAAacaagaaatagacaaacagataaacaataggattcaaaacacaacatagataactaaatactgagcaacacaaaccccacccaAAATCAGAGGATCATGGTTCTACCGTTTTTGTTTGTCAGAGGAATATCAAATGATCTAAACGTAGCGAACTTTTCTGTTGCTATCGATATCGTGTAGTTATAACCCATAATATTTCTCTTTCATAAGGAAAAGGGAAACTGTTGCCTGCACTAATGTAACAACTTGTACCACTCTTTGTGCCCCAAACGTTGGTGAATGTAAGCATGACAAATGCCACTGTCATCACGAGACTCCGTAAGTTATAATTATAGAGCCATAGATGCAGGTAAACACCAATTGTGTTATACACTTAAAGAGACGTGTAATGATTTTCATTGGGATAACTATCCGCTAAAgactaaatgacaaaaatttaaacaactaaATTTAATCaggttaatatatataaactccATAACGGAAAGACACAACGTCAACACTTCAAAACAGAAAAGCAACAACATCCTTCATGCACacaacaataaacgaaaaacaattacGACAGACAGCCAAACAACGACAAACTGCTCTAGGCCTGTGAAAAAGATACTAGTATACAAATGTATAGTAATTAGAACGTTTATTTATAAccatttcaatttaatttaacaGTTTCGTGATGATTGCAAAATGAGTTAACATTTCTTAAACATTGAtgttatataacatgtatactgatagacttaaacaaaatactaaatCAATCTGAATTTTCATCCTTATGAACTGCTAATCTTAATTGTGTGGTGAAGCCAAGTGATTTTAAAGTGAAATTTGgcaaaattatacttttttattacaGACAAAGTGCAAacgaaacaaaatttcaaaacgataatatatttatgtttaattcaaaGCGTATTTGCTAAAAGGTActaaaagagaggcaaaatatACTACAGATACTTTCAAACTCATAGAACGATTATAAACTGATAACGACATGTCAAAAAAAGAAAGCCAAACAGACAAATATCATTAcgaacgacacaacattaaaaaccAAAGACTTAGTATAACGAACCTAACCAAACTGGGTGGGGATTTCAGGTGCTACGgaagatatttcaattaaatatatcttattttgtGTAATTTCAGTCAACGTGCTGTTGAATGTAAGGTCGACGCTGACTGCACATGCCCTAACCATGGAGAAATTGCATCTTGTAACCAACATATGTGTCAATGCACACACGATCATGGAGGTGTCGGGTAAGTTTACATTTTgctctttcaaaaaaaatagataattaataaattgttcaaattgacatcaaattgaataaaatatcgaTAGAGTTCCATGAATTATTAATGTAATTAGTATGTGTATTCCTTTAACACTATGGATTTAAAAAGACACCCATGTCCGCGCATTTCACCTTTGAAATTAAGGAAAGAATTATATTGTTTGTGGCAGATTATTTAAACAGACAATAACATCTcttaaaacaatttaagaacACTAGAACACTACAGAAAACTTCGCGAAGCTTAATGATATACATAAGTTTTTTTTCGCATTATATTTCAAGGTCTATTGTTGATTATAAGAGacacaatgtttaaaacaatttgacatACTACTGTCATTTTTCAAGTGTAGATACGTatgcttttttatatttcaattaatttattttattatcccAGTAGTCCCTCTTTGTGTTAAAATGTAGcgatgaaaattgaaaatattgatcaattcattaaaataacattacatttctgaataaaaaaccCGACTACCACATGTTGAGTACAGAGtatcattcaaatatttacCAGAGGGACatgcaaactcataaatcgaaaatacaCTGATAATGCAATGGCAAaacaagaaaaagacaaacagataaacaataggattcaaaacacaacatagataactaaatactgagcaacacaaaccccacccaAAACCAGAGGATCCTGGTTCCACCGTTTTTGTTTGTCAGAggaatatcaaatgatttaaaCGTAGCGAACTTTTCTGTTGCTATCGATATCGTGTAGTTATAACCCATAATATTTCTCTTTCATTAGGAAAAGGGAAACTGTTGCCTGCACTAATGTAACAACTTGTACCACTCTTTGTGCCCCAAACGTTGGTGAATGTAAGCATGACAAATGCCACTGTCATCACGAGACTCCGTAAGTTATAATTATAGAGCCATAGATGCAGGTAAACACCAATTGTGTTATACACTTAAAGAGACGTGTACTGATTTTCATTGGGATAACTATCCGCTGAAgactaaatgacaaaaatttaaacaactaaATTTAATCAGGTTAATATATCTAAACTCCATAACGGAAAGACACAACGTCAACACTTCAAAACAGAAAAGCAACAACATCCTTCATGCACacaacaataaacgaaaaacaattacGACAGACAGCCAAACAACGACAAACTGCTTTAGGCCTGTGAAAAAGATACTAGTATACAAATGTATAGTAATTAGGACGTTTATTTATAAccatttcaatttaatttaacaGTTTCGTGATGATTGCAAAATGAGTTAACATTTCTTAAACATTGAtgttatataacatttatactGATAGACttaaacaaaatactaaatCAATCTGAATTTTCATCCTTATGAACTGCTAATCCTAATTGCGTGGTGAAGCCAAGTGATTTTAAAGTGAAATTTGGCAAagttatacttttttattacaGACAAAGTGCAAacgaaacaaaatttcaaaacgataatatatttatgtttaattctAAGCGTATTTGCTAAAAAGTActaaaagagaggcaaaatatACTAGAGATACTTTCAAACTCATAGAACGATTATAAACTGATAACGACATGTCAAAAAAAGAAAGCCAAACAGACAAATATCATTAcgaacgacacaacattaaaaaccAAAGACTTAGTATAACGAACCCAACCAAACCGGGTGGGGATTTCAGGTGCTACGgaagatatttcaattaaatatatcttattttgtGTAATTTCAGTCGACGTGCTGTTGAATGTAAGGTCGACGCTGACTGCACATGCCCTAACCATGGAGAAATTGCATCTTGTAACCAACATATGTGTCAATGCACACACGATCATGGAGGTGTCGGGTAAGTTTACATTTTgctctttcaaaaaaaaatagataattaataaattgttcaaattgacatcaaattgaataaaatatcgaTAGAGTTCCATGAATTATTAATGTAATTAGTATGTGTATTCCTTTAACACTATGGATTTAAAAAGACACCCATGTCCGCGCATTTCACCTTTGAAATTAAGGAAAGAATTATATTGTTTGTGGCAGATTATTTAAACAGACAATAACATCTcttaaaacaatttaagaacACTAGAACACTACAGAAAACTTCGCGAAGCTTAATGATATACATAAGTTTTTTTTCGCATTATATTTCAAGGTCTATTGTTGATTATAAGAGacacaatgtttaaaacaatttgacatACTACTGTAATTTTTCAAGTGTAGATACGTatgcttttttatatttcaattaatttattttattatcccAGTAGTCCCTCTTTGTGTTAAAATGTAGcgatgaaaattgaaaatattgatcaattcattaaaataacataacatttctgaaaaaaaaccgACTACCACATGTTGAGTACAGAGtatcattcaaatatttacCAGAGGGACatgcaaactcataaatcgaaaatacaCTGATAATGCAATGGCAAaacaagaaaaagacaaacagataaacaataggattcaaaacacaacatagataactaaatactgagcaacacaaaccccacccaAAACCAGAGGATCCTGGTTCCACCGTTTTTGTTTGTCAGAggaatatcaaatgatttaaaCGTAGCGAACTTTTCTGTTGCTATCGATATCGTGTAGTTATAACCCATAATATTTCTCTTTCATTAGGAAAAGGGAAACTGTTGCCTGCACTAATGTAACAACTTGTACCACTCTTTGTGCCCCAAACGTTGGTGAATGTAAGCATGACAAATGCCACTGCCATCACGAGACTCCGTAAGTTATAATTATAGAGCCATAGATGCAGGTAAACACCAATTGTGTTATACACTTAAAGAGACGTGTACTGATTTTCATTGGGATAACTATCCGCTAAAgactaaatgacaaaattttaaacaactaAATTTAATCAGGTTAAAATATCTAAACTCCATAACGGAAAGACACAACGTCAACACTTCAAAACAGAAAAGCAACAACATCCTTCATGCACacaacaataaacgaaaaacaattacGACAGACAGCCAAACAACGACAAACTGCTCTAGGCCTGTGAAAAAGATACTAGTATACAAATGTATAGTAATtagaacatttatttataaccatttcaatttaatttaacaGTTTCGTGATGATTGCAAAATGAGTTAACATTTCTTAAACATTGAtgttatataacatttatactGATAGACttaaacaaaatactaaatCAATCTGAATTTCCATCCTTATGAACTGCTAATCCTAATTGCGTGGTGAAGCCAAGTTAGTTTAAAGTGAAATTTGgcaaaattatacttttttattacaGAAAAGTGCAAacgaaacaaaatttcaaaacgataatatatttatgtttaattctAAGCGTATTTGCTAAAAGGTActaaaagagaggcaaaatatACTAGAGATACTTTCAAACTCATAGACCGATTATAAACTGATAACGACATGTCAAAAAAAGAAAGCCAAACAGACAAATATCATAACGAACGACACACCATTAAAAACCATAGACTTAGTATAACGAACCCAACCAAACCCGGGGTAATTTCAGGTGCTACGgaagatatttcaattaaatatatcttattttgtGTAATTTCAGTCGACGTGCTGTTGAATGTAAGGTCGACACTGACTGCACATGCCCTAACCATGGAGAAATTGCATCTTGTAACCAACATATGTGTCAATGCACACACGATCATGGAGGTGTCGGGTAAGTTTACATTTTGCTCTTTCaagaaaaatagataattaataaattgttcaaattgacatcaaattgaataaaatatcgaTAGAGTTCCATGAATTATTAATGTAATTAGTATGTGTATTCCTTTTACACTATGAATTTAAAAAGACACCCATGTCCGCGCATTTCACCTTTGAAATTAAGGAAAGAATTATATTGTTTGTGGCAGATTATTTAAACAGACAATAACATCTcttaaaacaatttaagaacACTAGAACACTACAGAAAACTTTGCGAAGCTTAATGATATACATAAGTTTTTTTTCGCATTACATTTCAAGGTCTATTGTTGATTATAAGAGacacaatgtttaaaacaatttgacatACTATTGTCATTTTTCAAGTGTAGATACGTatgcttttttatatttcaattaatttattttattatcccAGTTGTCCCTCTTTGTGTTACAATGTAGcgatgaaaattgaaaatattgatcaattcattaaaataacattacatttctgaaaaaaaaaccgacTACCACATGTTGAGTACAGAGtatcattcaaatatttacCAGAGGGACatgcaaactcataaatcgaaaatacaCTGATAATGCAATGGCAAaacaagaaaaagacaaacagataaacaataggattcaaaacacaacatagataactaaatactgagcaacacaaaccccacccaAAACCAGAGGATCCTGGTTCTACCGTTTTTGTTTGTCAGAggaatatcaaatgatttaaaCGTAGCGAACTTTTCTGTTGCTATCGATATCGTGTAGTTATAACCCATAATATTTCTCTTTCATTAGGAAAAGGGAAACTGTTGCCTGCACTAATGTAACAACTTGTACCACTCTTTGTGCCCCAAACGTTGGTGAATGTAAGCATGACAAATGCCACTGTCATCACGAGACTCCGTAAGTTATAATTATAGAGCCATAGATGCAGGTAAACACCAATTGTGTTATACACTTAAAGAGACGTGTAATGATTTTCATTGGGATAACTATCCGCTAAAgactaaatgacaaaaattcaaacaactAAATTTAATCAGGTTAATATATCTAAACTCCATAACGGAAAGACACAACGTCAACACTTCAAAACAGAAAAGCAACAACATCCTTCATGCACacaacaataaacgaaaaacaattacGACAGACAGCCAAACAACGACAAACTGCTCTAGGCCTGTGAAAAAGATACTAGTATAAAAATGTGGCGGCGTTAAGCATGCTTACTTTATAAGCGCTTAAGTTCACTTAACTTGGGCAGTGATTCACCAATAGAAGTAAGAAATAGTCACAtcagttcaaataaaaaacataacaatttaaacaaacttcTCAAGTAACTAAATTTTCCCAGATCTAAATATCAATCAGCACACGGATATGGAGTAAAGACACAACATTCAGTTTGGATAAAGCATGACTTTATGCGGTTCCAAATTAAAACTATCGATAGGACCATTAGAGTTGAATAACTGGATAGCAATACATGTTAAGTTATGTGTTAATCTAAGATAATCAAATTGATTTTATAGTGCCTAGTATCTTATATCAACCAGTTATTCAACTACAGACCTAATCTCAACCAAACTACATAAACACTGATACGAAACAGCCATATAATTACATACCAAAAACCCAACCActaataaaactataaaatcatCTCAACCAGTTATAAATTACATAACGAAactcaaaattgtttttaattttacacttAGGGCACACAGAGCTGCTTGTACGACTGCTACTGACTGCGTAAACTGTCCTCACGGAACTATAGCAGAATGTGACGCACACCATCAGTGCCAATGTAAACATGACAATGGTAATCCAGTAGGGTAAGTTCAGAAATAGATGTAATCCACATATATGTAATAAGAACGTTTATCTAAAgccatttcaatttattttaacattttcccGATGATTGCAAAAAGAGTTAACGTTTCTCAAACATTGATTTTATGTAACATTTATGCTCATAGACttaaacaaaatactaaatCAATCTGAATTTCCATCCTTATGAACTGCTAATCCTAATGCGTGTTGAAGTCAAGTGAGttttaattatacaaattaggcaaaattatacttttttattacaGACAAAGTGATAACGATGTAGCCAAAATAATTTCTCAAATACGAATGAAAATTGGTTTATTATGCAATATAGTTAATTTGATACACATATGTTTCatgaaattgatttgatatGAGGCAGTATTTAGAATTTAATCAAATATGGTGACACGTGTACGTGGTTTATGTTAtacaaaagtaaatgaaataaagaaaatcttTTCCCATACTAAAACAATCGTAAATGCAAATGTCATTAGATGTGTATTACTTTTTTTGCACGTGTTATTCTACGTACTTAATTTGTAACTTTTGAgaaggtagttttgaaaaataaaataatgttcgTGTAGGAATGTGATGAAGCcatatgaattaaatattttgaatttctgaaatactaatgaaaaaaaaaataaactatgcAATATAATTGATCTATAAAACATGCATTTAGTTATTGATATGATATAAATcagttttctaaaatttaataaGATAGGGTGGTTTGTGCTATCAAAGCAAATTAAAAGGGTTTCAATCCCAAAAATAAATCGTAAATACAAATGCCATTAGATATGCATTCAGTTTTTGACCCATGTTAGTTTCAATTTCGAATGTGTTACTTTTAACAAGAATATTCCTacttaaacataaaattggaCTACATTTCGTATTGTTGCCTATACTTGCTTACATGCATTTCGTTTGAACTgtggtggacagttgtctctttggcaatcaaaccacatttttttttattatattaaaacaaatcaaaaatgcaaagtttgtaatttgttacataaccttttttttattttgtaggaaAAGACAAGTTATGTGTCATAATAATGCAGAGTGTGCCGCTCATTGTAGTCCTCATATtggtacatgtaataataatacGTGTCATTGTCATCAGCATTAGTGCTGGACAAGTAAGTTTTTACGATTCACGTTGTGGCTTATGGTTTTCGCTTGCAATGCCATACTGATTCCGCTTGATCGTGGTTAATATGTAGCGTAGTTTGTAAAACGATTTTCAAAGGACAGTagattgttttatttactttatcaTCCAATAAAAGACCATTATATACATTACACGATGTAGTACGCAAGTGTGGGTAGTTATTTTAAACGTTTTCCTAAGGTAGATGCAAAGTGAATTTTAAATTTCCAAtagctttttttcttttcttttttttagatgGAAAAGAGGGGTCGGGGCACTGTTTATCGTAAAggaattatttcatttactgcaaattattttttttgcgttTTGCATATCgattgaaaaattgtaaaataactaatatagaatgaaaaatattgctgtatattgaaaaattaaccaTCCTTAATATcgatttaatttatatttcagaataaAGACAAAGGAGATatctaacaaataaatatttttctacatttcgTTGTATAGGATATTTGTATATATGACATGAACGAGAGTTATTAATTTATGATGCATAAACATATTTGAGTTCGATatcgttttaatttttattgataatacCAAAAACAACTAGAATTGTAAAAAGAAACCATGAGACAATATCTATCAAAATGGGAATTGTGGATACACATTTCTTGTTTTAGGTGACTGAACATCTTACTTTTTGAATGGCCACACTGATTCTAACAATACGcagacattttcaaaatgctAAACGTTTTATATCGAGTTGATGGATTGACATTCCAACTGACAGTCAGTATTTAAATGGTTAATTATTGTGCACCGCTTCTGGTCagatttttctactctttacactacacttccacactatcttattaaacaaaagttttcctatttaattaaatggtcCTTTGGTAAAGCtgaatgcaaatatatttgctgcaactcatttaacaccttcttctctaatgagaaaagtaaatatgatagatatacttactggaggtgtgatgagatgattgaagCTGTTAATGTTCTCCTTGTTACTATTTATGTACGTTTCAgcaacaaagtttatcgacaggttgtaggtatcCCCATGGGCACTtattgtgcccctttaatagcagacttgtttttgtactgttacgaatcacagtctatgactaaactcagtaaagacccgtataaattgcatttaattgataaattcaacaacacttaccattatcttgatgatatttttcgttaaataatcaacagttttctcaatatacttctgaaatttaccccaaggaatttcctttaaatcaatcaaatttaatcggaaataactgtcctttcctggatttagatatttcgatTTTAAACGAGAAActccacactaaaatttacgactaAAGAGAggatttttcgttccctattgttaatttttcatttttagatggtgatgatcctttggcaccatctaacggtgtttatatttcacagctcGTTCGCTATGCcagtgtctgttgtgacgtttttgattttaacgaacgcaatctatgtattacttgtaaattattaaactagggatatcgttaccataaattacttaaaacctttactaaatttttccatagattttgaagtttggttgtacctgtagaaaacttatttcaaacgggatagcacatcctcatttttacgggaatgttgttaaccgtgcctggaaatttaaaaatgatccatgtaaacttgtcgctcctttagataaacttattctaaaaggttacctattcaacactgtaataagatcattcaatattgtttttattagcatacatatttattttgttatcagtaaattaaatgctaactaaatattttagtatgttatatacatgtacatattcatggatctacaatctgtcgatactgGTAATTTAGCATTGtacaaggtcatgttttctctggctgtttatgacgctattacactaaatccattgggtGTTGGATGTATccggattgatagtttagtcttagatgcttGATTTtcttattagttgttagtggctttgaactagctgtcagataactgcatgtctctcagatctgttcattgtgtctttttgtgtcgggatgtataagtacatgaccacgtccacttgtattttttgtctatatgatgagttaagcctttttcaactgatttttatagttcgttcttatgttgtactgtaataccactgtcccaggttaggggagggttgggattccgctaacatgtttaaccccgacacattatttatgtatgtggctgtcccaagttaggagcctttaattcagtggttatcgtttgtttatatgttacatttttgtttttcgttcattttttatataaataaggccgttagttttctcgtttgaattgttttacattgtcttattgggaccttttatagctgactatgcaatatggcctttgctcattgttgaaggccgaacggtgacctatagttgttaatgtctgtgtccttttggtctcttgtggacagttgtctcattggcaaacataccacatcttctttttttatattatgtactCATATGAAGCAGACAAGAAACTCTTTGTAAAGTTCGTTATTGTACACTCAGATATATGGATGATGTCCTGTCACTCAATAATCGTAAActataatgtataaaaatgttcaacTTACCAATCGCCAACCTATCTCTCAGAAGTAACACACTCTTAACCTGTTCAGGAGTAACTATCAAGCCAAGGGTCCCAACAGGTAGGGTGCAAGTAATTCCTATGGAAATATTTTACGGACTCCATTTAGAATCAGGTGACCGtttctttttaatatctgtgtcacaGATGACTACGGTAATATACCAAATGGTTAAAACAAAATCCCCTCCCCCTTACGTCGATTGTGACGTCACCAAATGTTcataaacataagaaaataaagtataatCACCATGAGCATCATAAAGGGTGTCACTAGTTGGACATAATTGGCTGACCCTTCTAAAGCACATGATCCCATTGCCAGTATATGAATATGACCAACCGAATCTGACTGTTTACCGGCTTTATaaaaacatgagcaacacaacgggtgtcACGTGTGGAGCATGAACTGCTTACCCATCCGGAATACATGAAATCACCCAGTTTTTGcctctgtttgttttgtttaggcATCATAAAAATGAGagtaaaaccaggttcaatccagcattttctacataagaaaatgcctgtactaaatGAAACTTGTGATCTAGTATAGTTATCAAATAGTCCATTGAATAGCCGTCTTTATGATGATAATCTATTAATGTGCTCTGAATCAAAACGAGACTTGCATAATGCTTTTAATAAGCTACAAATCTATTTGAAAATTAGAGATGAGAAGTTTATCATTAAATGCTGTTTTGTAATCCAACCATTACATCTGACCGTATTAATAGCAACATCATTAAACGTAACATTGGTTTGCGTTCCGCAAGAATACAGAACGTCCTTGAATCTGGTAAGTAAACGCTAATGTTTTTTACGTCTTTCAATACATTATCTTGGCATTATCGTTGTGGCAATGTAGGTTATTTGCTAGCATTAGcaaatatcaaaagtaccaggattataatttagtacgcaagaagcgcgtttcgtctacattagactcaccagtgacgctcatatcaaaacatttataagccaaacaagtacaaatttgaagagcat
Proteins encoded:
- the LOC134706022 gene encoding low-density lipoprotein receptor-related protein 8-like, which encodes MKWIILACCVAVAFGAASRRAVECHVDSDCSCPNHGEIASCNQHMCQCSHDHGGGGRRAVECKVDADCTCPNHGEIASCNQHMCQCTHDHGGVGKRETVACTNVTTCTTLCAPNVGECKHDKCHCHHETP
- the LOC134705435 gene encoding uncharacterized protein LOC134705435, with translation MCQCTHDHGGVGKRETVACTNVTTCTTLCAPNVGECKHDKCHCHHETPRRAVECKVDADCTCPNHGEIASCNQHMCQCTHDHGGVGKRETVACTNVTTCTTLCAPNVGECKHDKCHCHHETPRRAVECKVDTDCTCPNHGEIASCNQHMCQCTHDHGGVGKRETVACTNVTTCTTLCAPNVGECKHDKCHCHHETPAHRAACTTATDCVNCPHGTIAECDAHHQCQCKHDNGNPVGKRQVMCHNNAECAAHCSPHIGTCNNNTCHCHQH